One region of Roseovarius faecimaris genomic DNA includes:
- a CDS encoding DUF1643 domain-containing protein translates to MSTQAHDPGGKVRLKLPDGVEGGATFSDCGRYRQALTRDWTPEGEPARAILFIGMNPSVADAAASDPTCHRELMFARDWGYTRYLKGNMLDWRATSPKDIPPDPALACSAANIPSLVEMAREAETVVMAYGKLHARFQPVVREVFDAITALGKPLQCLGVNKDGSAKHPLYLRKDTVLQEFVLPF, encoded by the coding sequence GTGAGCACGCAAGCGCATGACCCCGGCGGCAAGGTTCGCCTCAAGCTGCCCGACGGGGTGGAGGGCGGCGCGACCTTCTCCGATTGTGGGCGCTACCGGCAGGCATTGACACGCGACTGGACGCCCGAAGGTGAACCCGCCCGCGCCATTCTTTTCATCGGGATGAACCCGTCTGTGGCCGATGCGGCCGCCTCGGACCCGACCTGCCACCGGGAGCTGATGTTTGCCCGTGACTGGGGCTATACGCGTTACCTTAAGGGGAACATGCTCGATTGGCGCGCGACCTCGCCCAAGGACATCCCGCCCGATCCGGCGCTGGCCTGTTCTGCGGCGAACATTCCCTCGCTGGTCGAAATGGCGCGCGAGGCGGAAACGGTGGTCATGGCCTATGGCAAGCTGCATGCCCGGTTTCAGCCCGTGGTGCGCGAGGTGTTCGACGCGATCACGGCGCTTGGCAAACCGCTTCAGTGCCTCGGGGTGAACAAGGACGGCTCGGCCAAACATCCGCTCTATCTGCGCAAGGACACGGTGCTGCAGGAATTTGTGCTGCCGTTTTAG